Part of the Drosophila santomea strain STO CAGO 1482 chromosome 2L, Prin_Dsan_1.1, whole genome shotgun sequence genome is shown below.
ataaataaataaataaaataaattaaataaattaaataaataaataaataaaataaataaaataaataaaataaataaataaattaaataaataaataaattaaataaataaataaattaaataaattaaataaattaaataaattaaataaattaaataaattaaataaattaaataaattaaataaattaaataaattaaataaattaaataaattaaataaattaaataaataaaataaattaaataaattaaataaattaaataaattaaataaattaaataaattaaataaattaaataaattaaataaattaaataaataaaataaattaaatacattaaataaattaaataaattaaataaattaaataaattaaataaattaaataaattaaataaataaaataaattaaataaattaaataaattaaataaattaaataaattaaataaattaaataaattaaataaattaaataaataaaataaattaaatacattaaataaattaaataaattaaataaattaaataaattaaataaattaaataaattaaataaattaaataaattaaataaattaaataaattaaataaattaaataaataaaataaataaaataaattaaataaattaaataaattaaataaataaaataaattaagtaaataaaataaataaaataaataaaataaataaaataaataaaataaataaaataaataaaataaataaaataaataaaataaattaaataaattaaataaattaaataaatcaaataaattaaataaattaaataaattaaataaattaaataaataaaataaattaagtaaattaaattaaataaataaaataaattaagtaaattaaataaataaaataaataaaataaataaaataaataaaataaataaaataaataaaataaataaaataaataaaataaataaaataaataaaataaattaaataaattaaataaattaaataaataaaataaataaaataaataaaataaataaaataaattaaataaattaaataaattaaataaattaaataaataaaataaattaaataattaaataaattaaataaattaaataaattaaataaattaaataaattaaataaattaaataaattaaataaattaaataaattaaataaattaaataaattaaataaattaaataaattaaataaattaaaataaattaaataaattaaataaattaaataaattaaataaataaattaaataaattaaataaattaaataaattaaataaattaaataaattaaataaattaaataaattaaataaattaaataaattaaataaattaaataaattaaataaattaaataaattaaataaattaaataaattaaataaattaaataaattaaataaattaaataaattaaataaattaaataaattaaataaattaaataaattaaataaattaaataaattaaataaattaaataaattaaataaattaaataaattaaataaattaaataaattaaataaattaaataaattaaataaattaaataaattaaataaattaaataaattaaataaattaaatacattaaatacattaaataaattaaataaattaaataaattaaataaattaaataaattaaataaattaaataaattaaataaattaaataaattaaataaattaaataaataaaataaataaaataaataaaataaataaaataaataaaataaataaaataaataaaataaataaaataaataaaataaataaaataaataaaataaataaaataaataaaataaataaaataaataaaataaataaaataaataaaataaataaaataaataaaataaataaaataaattaaataaattaaataaataaaataaattaagtaaataaaataaataaaataaataaaataaataaaataaataaaataaataaaataaataaaataaataaaataaataaaataaataaaataaattaaatgaattaaataaattaaataaataaaataaattaaataaattaaataaattaaataaattaaataaattaaataaattaaataaattaaataaattaaataaattaaataaattaaataaataaaataaataaaataaataaaataaataaaataaataaaataaataaaataaataaaataaataaaataaataaaataaataaaataaataaaataaataaaataaataaaataaattaaataaattaaataaattaaataaattaaataaataaaataaataaaataaataaaataaataaaataaataaaataaataaaataaataaaataaattaaataaataaaataaattaaataaataaaataaataaaataaataaaataaataaaataaataaaataaataaaataaattaaataaattaaataaattaaataaattaaataaattaaataaattaaataaattaaataaattaaataaataaaataaataaaataaataaaataaataaaataaattaaataaattaaataaattaaataaataaaataaattaagtaaataaaataaataaaataaataaaataaataaaataaataaaataaataaaataaataaaataaataaataaaataaataaaataaataaaataaattaaataaattaaataaattaaataaataaataaattaaataaattaaataaataaaataaataaaataaataaaataaataaaataaataaaataaattaaataaataaattaaataaataaaataaataaaataaataaaataaataaaataaattaaataaattaaataaattaaataaattaaataaataaaataaattaaataattaaataaattaaataaattaaataaattaaataaattaaataaattaaataaattaaataaattaaataaattaaataaattaaataaattaaataaattaaataaataaattaaataaattaaataaattaaataaataaaataaattaaataaattaaataaattaaataaattaaataaattaaataaattaaataaattaaataaattaaataaattaaataaattaaataaataaattaaataaattaaataaatttaaataaattaaataaattaaataaattaaataaattaaataaattaaataaattaaaataaattaaataaattaaataaattaaataaaaattaaataaattaaataaattaaataaattaaataaattaaataaattaaataaattaaataaattaaataaattaaataaattaaataaattaaataaattaaataaattaaataaattaaataaattaaataaattaaataaattaaataaattaaataaattaaataaatttaaataaataaataaataaattaaataaattaaataaattaaataaattaaataattaaataaattaaataaattaaataaattaaataaattaaataaattaaataaattaaataaattaaataaaaaaaaaaataaattaaataaattaaataaattaaaaaaaaattaaataaattaaataaaaataaattaaataaattaaataaattaaataaatttaaataaattaaataaattaaataaattaaataaattaaataaattaaataaattaaataaattaaataaattaaataaattaaataaattaaataaattaaataaattaaataaattaaataaattaaataaattaaataaattaaataaattaaataaattaaataaattaaataaattaaataaattaaataattaaataaattaaataaattaaataaattaaataaattaaataaattaaataaattaaataaattaaataaattaaataaattaaataaattaaataaattaaataaattaaataaattaaataaattaaataaattaaataaattaaataaattaaataaattaaataaattaaataaattaaaataaattaaataaattaaataaattaaataaattaaataaattaaataaattaaaaaataaataaattaaataaattaaataaattaaataaattaaataaattaaataaattaaataaattaaataaattaaataaattaaataaataaattaaataaattaaataaattaaataaattaaataaaaaaaaattaaataaattaaataaattaaataaattaaataaaaaaaaattaaataaaaaaaaaaaaaaaaaaaaaaaaaaaaaaaaaaaaaaaaaaaataaataaataaattaaataaattaaataaattaaataaattaaataaattaaataaattaaataaattaaataaattaaataaattaaataaattaaataaattaaataaattaaataaattaaataaattaaataaattaaataaattaaataaattaaataaattaaataaattaaataaaaaaaattaaataaattaaataaattaaataaattaaataaattaaataaattaaataaattaaataaattaaataaattaaataaattaaataaattaaataaattaaataaattaaataaattaaataaattaaataaattaaataaattaaataaattaaataaattaaataaattaaataaattaaataaattaaataaattaaataaattaaataaattaaataaattaaataaattaaataaattaaataaattaaataaattaaataaattaaataaattaaataaattaaataaattaaataaattaaataaattaaataaattaaataaataaataataaataaaataaataaaataaataaaataaataaaataaataaaataaataaaataaataaaataaataaataaataaaataaataaaataaataaaataaaataaataaaataaataaaaaaaataaaataaatgaaataaataaaataaataaaaaaattaaaataaataaaaaaaattaaaataaataaaataaataacacaatATATACAAGCAATTCGGAATTCAACACGTATCTTAAGCAAATTACACAACTATACTAAGCACACAGCGATTCACCGCTTTACACAAACAACACACCTTCTATTAATTAATAAGTCGGAATATTAAGATAGGGTACACAAGACATTAGCACTAACACAAACGATACATATACGCGAGATAACTATGTCGAATCCAACAGAAGGACAGGAGGGTAGGAAGCCAACGAGCGTACTAGAGGCCATCAAGGTAATAGGTGAAAATAATTCCGAAATTTGATGGTGAAGGGGGGAAGTTAGATAGTTTTGTGGCAGCGGTTGAGCAGGTATTAGGCCTGATTAGAGGGGAAGAAAGATCGAATATAGGAGTTATAGCGCTCCGAGCAGTTCGGAGTAAGATAGTAGGAGCAGCAGATAAAGTCCTAGATTTGGACGAGTCGGAGTTAAATTGGGATCAGATCAAGAGAATATTGGTCTCCCACTTTAGGGACAAGAGATCAGAGCAGGACTTGATAATGGAACTGACCCATATCAAGGAGAAGAATCTAGAGGTAGAAGCCCTTTACACAAAGGTCATGACACTAAAGAAAGCTTTGGTGAGTCTGACCCAAAACAGGCGAGAACAGTATACTGGTAAGGGGCGAGAAAATTAAATGGTACGAGGATATGGTGCTAAACACCTTTATTTCGGCCTTAAAGGGGTGACCATAAGGATCATGGGGGTTCCGAATATAGCTAAGGCTTATGAGATAGCTTGTAGAGAGGAGAAGTTAACGGCTATAGAAAGTGTCGGCTCAGAACCCAAAACGCAGAGGTCGTTGGAGTCGCGAGACAAAGCCATTAAAGAAACTCAGAAACAGGATCAGGAGAAAGAGGAGCCCCAAACGTTGGAGGCTCACCGGGAGACGGGCATTTGGTCCCAGTATCAGTGGGGAGGGAACAACCCTCCTCCGTTTCCAATGCCGTTTTCCATGCAAAGTATGAGCTAATGGTCAGGTTTCGGAATTCCATACCCGATGATGGGCAACCCATTCAGGGCAGGTAATTTCAATCAGGGAGACGCTACAGGCTATCAGGGACCATATCGCAATTACCAGAACGGGAACTCCAGATGGAATCAGAACCAAGCAAGCCAAGGTAGACAGTGGAACGGGTATAATAGTAACAGGTATAACGACAACAATTATAGTAACGGGAATAACAACAACGGCTTTAATAATAGCAATTATAACAACGGCTATTATAACAACGGTTATAATGCCAACAATGCCAGAGGACAGTTAGCGATTGAACCGCCAACTAACAGAGAAGGCAGCGGTCAGTCCAGGATGTCCAAGAATTCCAACAGTTCGGGACAGTCCAGACAGTCTTATAATTCAAACAATTCTAGGAGGTCGTTTAATTCAAGTGGCACTGCGGATAAGAACGGCAGTAGAGCCTCGGTCAGTGGCCAGCTACATAACATTCAAGAGAACGACGGAAATTTTCCACAGTCAGCCTCGAACAAAGCGCAGGATATTTAGGACCTAGGAAAAGCCATTCAACGTTGCCCTATTTGTTAGTAAAGATTACTCCAGAAacatcaataaaattattaatcgATACAGGATCTAccttttcctttattcgaccAGAATTAGTGCACCCACAGTACGTGAGGAAACTAAAAGACCCAATAGCCATTAAAACCATCACGCAGTCGTATGAGGTTGAGAGGGAGGCATTTTTACCAATGTTCGCGGAGTTAGGCGGAGTTGGTAAAATAAGAATGTTCCTTTTTAAATTTCATCAATTCTTTGAGGGGTTGATCGGGATAGATATGATACAACAGTTGAACACTTTGACAAGATCAGAACAAACCATTTGAACAAACTTTGACAAGATCAGAACAAACCATTTGAACAAGGAGGAGCTTGGAGAGCTTTCCAGAATTTGCAAAAAGGATCCGGGTATATTCCACAAGGAAGGACACAACTTGTCGTTCACAAAACACAAAGAACAAAGGATGATATGCCTATTTATGCCAGACCTTATAGATACGCTTTTAAGGAATGGCAAGAGTTGAGAAGGCAGTTGGAAAAACTATTAGACCAGAAGATAATTAGGCATAGCCATTCACCATGAAGTGCTCCAGTCTGGTTGGTACCTATAAAGAAGGACGCCTCTGGAGAAAGAAAATGGCGAATGGTGGTGGATTATAGGAaatcaggatcaggatcagtagccgagtcgatctggccatgtccgtctgtccgtccgtctgtctgtccgtatgaacgtcgatatctcaggaactacaaaagctagaaagttgcgattaagtatacagactccagggacatagacgcagcgcaagtttgtcgattcatgttgccacgcccactctaacgcccacaaaccgcctaaaacggccacgcccacacttttgaaaaaggttttgatatttttccatttttgtattagtcttgtagatttctatcggtgtgccaaaaatgtatttgccacgcccactgtaacgcccacaaaccgcccagagctacgacgcccacagttttgaaaaatgttgtgatattttttcatttctctatttgttttgcccatttctatcggtatcccaaaaatttttttgccacccccctctagcgcccacaaaccgcccaaagctgccacgcccacagttttgaaaaatgtggtgatatttgtcgattcatgttgccacgcccactctaacgcccacaaaccgcctaaaacggccacgcccacacttttgaaaaaggttttgatatttttccatttttgtattagtcttgtagatttctatcggtgtgccaaaaatgtatttgccacgcccactgtaacgcccacaaaccgcccagagctacgacgcccacagttttgaaaaatgttgtgatattttttcatttctctatttgttttgcccatttctatcggtatcccaaaaatttttttgccactccccctctagcgcccacaaaccgcccaaagctgccacgcccacagttttgaaaaatgtggtgatattttttcatttctctatttgttttgcccatttctatcggtatcccagaaatttgtgtgccacgcccactctaacgcccacaaaccgcccaaaactaccgtgcccacatttttgaaaaaggttttgatattttttcatttctctatgtgttttgccaatttctatcggtatccCAGAAATTTGTGTGCCACGCCGACTCTAACGCCgacaaactgcccaaaactgccatgcccacacttctgagaaaatatttagatattttttcatttttgtattagtcttgtaagtttctatcgatttgccaaaagactttttgccacgcccactataacgcccacaaaccgccaaaaactttcagtgttgaagactctccttcgcacttgaTTTCGCGGCAATAACAAAGCCATTGACGAAACAACATAAAGGGAAGAAGACAGTACAAATAGATGAGGAATACACAGAAGCATTTGAGGTGTACAAAACCCTCTTATGCAATGACCCGATTTTAAAGTTTCCCGATTTCGAAAAACCATTCATCCTCACCacggatgcaagcaattatGCCATTGGATATGTCCTATCACAAGGAAACTTGGGAACGGACAGACCAATAGCATACGCAAGTAGAACCCAGTCAACATCCGAGATAAACTATGCTACGATAGAAAAGGAAATGCTTGCCATTATTTGGTCGATAAGGCATTTCAGACACTACCTGTTCGGCACTAAGTTCAAAATAGTGACAGAGATGGAGACTCCAGATGTTGGAGTACGACTACGAAATAGTATAAAAGAAGGGTTCTTTGAACGTAGTGGCGGATGCGCTAAGCAGGATCCAACTGGAGGTTAACGTATTTTAGAACGCCTCAGAAGTAGCGACAAATGGGGAAACGATACACTCCGCGGGGGAGGATTTACAGTCGGGATTCTCGATTTCGGAAAAGCCACTAAATGAATATAACATTCAAGTGGTTATAGAAAGGGGGAGGACGTCTAAAGTAATGAAGCAAGTTTCATTTAGGAACAAAATGCGGATAACTTGGACGGAAAATAATTTCGACGCGGAAACGATCGGCCGTAAACTCAAGGAAATTTTAAAACCTCAGAGAACGGTAGCACTGTTGATACCGGAGGAATTGGTGTTAACCATTCAAGAAGTATTGTAAAGGTTCCAAATAAGAAGACTTTACTTGTGAGTTGATAATTTCAAACTGAGTCTTTATTTTCTAAGTCCTAGCTTAGGTAGCTAACatgaaatttacatattcTAATCTTATCCCTAACTAGACCAACGCAGTGGCCATCTGTTCCCCAGATGTGGAAAACTGTATCAAGTGCAGGAATTTTCCACTGCAAGATATCCCTTATCTTCAAGGAAATGCTACGTGATCGCTTGCATCTTTATTTAAGGGATGAAACCCACGCAGGAGTTCGTTGTTTATCCCAGATATCTATATCCTAACGCTCAGgagttgtttatttttagataaGGCATTGCTGCAGCGTTTCACTAgctatacatacatttcttaTGTAAATCCTTTTATATATTCATGTTCGTCTGAACAAGtatattgcaaatattttgcttacAGTGCATTGTATAGGGCAATAAGATGCACAATCTTGTTGCCAGATATAATTGAGAAAGGTCAGTAGGAGGAAGTCGTAAAGGATAATCACCTGAGAAGTAACCATCAGGGGATAGAAGAAACACTAGCCCACTTAAAAAGGAAGGCGTTTTTCCCTCATATGAGACAGTTGATAGCgcaaacaattaacaattaaaatagCTGCCAAACGCAGAAATATGACAGAAGGCCtcacaaaattaaatacagtGTGACGAAAACCCCAGACAGACCCTTAGAAATAGTGCATATcgatttatattttgttaataaaaaaaacgttttcacaattattgacaaattttcgAGATATGCATGGGGGGTAACTATTCCAGCCAAGGAGAGCATTAACATTGTCAAGGCAATGAAAAACTTCATGGCTCTGTTTGGTATACCCAAGAAGATAGTCTGCGACCAGGGAGTAGAGTTCTCGTCGAACCTCTTTAAGGATTTTTGTAGGCAGTACGAACTCGAACTGCATACAACATCCTTTCAGCAGTCGTCAAGTAACTCCGCGGTCGAAAGACTACATTCAACAATAACGGAAATATACCGCTTTATTACAGAAAGCAAGAAGGCAGGGAAGGTAGAGCTCCGACACGAAGAGATACTGAGTGTCCGAAATCTATCCGAAGTTAAAAGAAAGAGTAGAAAGCCAAAAGGCGAAGAGAATTGAGGCAGCTAATATGGATAGGCAAGAACCAGACCCGATACAGGTGGGAAACATAATATTTCGAAAAGAGAACCGGAGGGATAAACTCACTCCCAGATTCTCTAAACACAAGGTGTTAGAAGATAACAACCTAACACTGACATCGACCAAACCACAAAAAATTCACAAGGAGAAAATCCGAAGAATTACTAAAccaaatgaataatttttgctggttgtccATGGCCATGACTGAAGGAAGCAGGTGAGGTAATACCATTGGAGAAGAACGACCCGTTTGCCCAGATAGAAATGGGAACGGCAAGGGTAGTACAAACTTACCAAACATGTATACACATAGTAAAGCTGCAGGAGTACAAGGAAATAATAGATGGAATAGAAAAGACACTTGGGGAAATTGAAGATAAGTCGGGAACAAAGGACGTAATTAGAtcacttaaaaataaactacaGATGTTGAAAACAAGGCTAGAAGGAATTTGGCCTAGACATAGAAGAGCAAGGGGATTGATCAACGGATTGGGTTCGGTAGTCAAGGCAATAACGGGGAATTTAGACGCCAATGACGCCGAAAAATTAGAAGAGGAAATAAGGAAGATGAGAGAGGAAGAGGAAAGATTGAGAGAGAGTATTAACTCACAGGAGAGAACAGGCAACAAGGTCGGTTTCATGTTCAAAAATTTAAcgaaatacataaatgaagaacaaatgcatttattaacAAGGGATACGATTGGTATTAGACGAACATATGTATG
Proteins encoded:
- the LOC120445257 gene encoding ABC transporter H family member 2-like, which produces MSNPTEGQEGRKPTSVLEAIKIVGAADKVLDLDESELNWDQIKRILVSHFRDKRSEQDLIMELTHIKEKNLEVEALYTKVMTLKKALVSLTQNRREQYTGVTIRIMGVPNIAKAYEIACREEKLTAIESVGSEPKTQRSLESRDKAIKETQKQDQEKEEPQTLEAHRETGIWSQYQWGGNNPPPFPMPFSMQSNFNQGDATGYQGPYRNYQNGNSRWNQNQASQGRQWNGYNSNRYNDNNYSNGNNNNGFNNSNYNNGYYNNGYNANNARGQLAIEPPTNREGSGQSRMSKNSNSSGQSRQSYNSNNSRRSFNSSGTADKNGSRASVSGQLHNIQENDGNFPQSASNKAQDI